From one Drosophila subpulchrella strain 33 F10 #4 breed RU33 chromosome 3L, RU_Dsub_v1.1 Primary Assembly, whole genome shotgun sequence genomic stretch:
- the LOC119554640 gene encoding protein FAM76A isoform X1, with protein MSAKVLFACSKCFSRHPYEELSSGQQLCKGCRGSTSVGKCTYCRSEFQPATKSQSACKKCEHYLGKYGKPSACECCKIVAAFGGSKCMRCASYEAKYGPPVQCDECKLRSAFDRRDENKKVNGKLLCWLCTCAYKRALLKAQQEGRIPMSKKRPHEKTSSSHRDNSAAAKKPSRNELGKSSSGANSSGVNAVSGAGLDLPDKISRGNGGNGTIAAPAAITVDTNSSDHVVAITYLKERIASLEKRLNQKDKELLEKDKQLTELKGKNFEKENDMRNRLKEVERLHDMKVDNLNRKIASVLKELAVLKKSSNKKTAALNKAEKEAIKRENLSPKEEILTAAVPEKQIKPEPADLDKDEKSRDREEERSEQEDRASVRSRSGSSSPTPSSN; from the exons GGCTGCCGTGGTTCTACCTCAGTTGGTAAATGTACTTACTGCCGCTCGGAGTTTCAACCCGCCAC CAAATCACAGAGTGCCTGCAAGAAGTGCGAACATTATCTGGGGAAGTACGGAAAGCCCAGTGCCTGCGAGTGCTGCAAGATTGTGGCCGCCTTCGGGGGATCCAAATGCATGCG ATGCGCCAGCTACGAGGCAAAGTACGGACCGCCGGTGCAGTGCGATGAATGCAAGCTGCGATCAGCCTTTGACAGGCGCGACGAGAACAAAAAG GTCAATGGCAAACTCCTTTGCTGGCTGTGTACCTGCGCCTACAAGCGAGCTCTGCTCAAGGCCCAGCAGGAGGGCCGAATACCCATGTCCAAGAAAAGGCCGCACGAGAAGACGTCGTCCTCGCACAGAGACAACAGCGCCGCGGCCAAGAAGCCGTCGCGCAACGAACTGGGCAAGAGCAGCAGCGGTGCCAATAGCTCCGGCGTGAATGCGGTCAGCGGAGCCGGTCTGGATCTGCCCGACAAGATATCGCGCGGAAATGGAGGGAACGGGACCATTGCAGCGCCCGCTGCCATCACCGTGGACACCAATTCCTCGGACCATGTGGTGGCCATCACATACCTAAAGGAGCGCATCGCCAGTTTGGAGAAGCGCCTGAATCAAAAAGACAAAGAGCTGCTCGAGAAGGACAAGCAG CTGACCGAACTGAAGGGCAAAAACTTCGAGAAGGAGAATGACATGCGCAACCGACTGAAGGAGGTGGAGCGACTGCACGACATGAAGGTGGACAACTTGAACCGCAAGATTGCCAGCGTGCTCAAGGAGCTGGCCGTGCTCAAGAAGAGCAGCAACAAGAAGACGGCAGCCCTCAACAAGGCCGAAAAGGAGGCCATCAAGCGGGAGAACCTCTCGCCCAAGGAGGAGATCCTGACAGCGGCAGTGCCGGAGAAGCAGATCAAGCCGGAGCCGGCCGATCTGGACAAGGACGAGAAGAGTCGCGACCGCGAGGAGGAGCGCAGTGAGCAGGAGGATCGGGCCAGTGTACGTTCGCGTTCGGGCTCCAGCAGCCCCACGCCCTCGTCCAACTGA
- the LOC119554640 gene encoding protein FAM76A isoform X2, producing the protein MYLLPLGVSTRHQITECLQEVRTLSGEVRKAQCLRVLQDCGRLRGIQMHAVNGKLLCWLCTCAYKRALLKAQQEGRIPMSKKRPHEKTSSSHRDNSAAAKKPSRNELGKSSSGANSSGVNAVSGAGLDLPDKISRGNGGNGTIAAPAAITVDTNSSDHVVAITYLKERIASLEKRLNQKDKELLEKDKQLTELKGKNFEKENDMRNRLKEVERLHDMKVDNLNRKIASVLKELAVLKKSSNKKTAALNKAEKEAIKRENLSPKEEILTAAVPEKQIKPEPADLDKDEKSRDREEERSEQEDRASVRSRSGSSSPTPSSN; encoded by the exons ATGTACTTACTGCCGCTCGGAGTTTCAACCCGCCAC CAAATCACAGAGTGCCTGCAAGAAGTGCGAACATTATCTGGGGAAGTACGGAAAGCCCAGTGCCTGCGAGTGCTGCAAGATTGTGGCCGCCTTCGGGGGATCCAAATGCATGCG GTCAATGGCAAACTCCTTTGCTGGCTGTGTACCTGCGCCTACAAGCGAGCTCTGCTCAAGGCCCAGCAGGAGGGCCGAATACCCATGTCCAAGAAAAGGCCGCACGAGAAGACGTCGTCCTCGCACAGAGACAACAGCGCCGCGGCCAAGAAGCCGTCGCGCAACGAACTGGGCAAGAGCAGCAGCGGTGCCAATAGCTCCGGCGTGAATGCGGTCAGCGGAGCCGGTCTGGATCTGCCCGACAAGATATCGCGCGGAAATGGAGGGAACGGGACCATTGCAGCGCCCGCTGCCATCACCGTGGACACCAATTCCTCGGACCATGTGGTGGCCATCACATACCTAAAGGAGCGCATCGCCAGTTTGGAGAAGCGCCTGAATCAAAAAGACAAAGAGCTGCTCGAGAAGGACAAGCAG CTGACCGAACTGAAGGGCAAAAACTTCGAGAAGGAGAATGACATGCGCAACCGACTGAAGGAGGTGGAGCGACTGCACGACATGAAGGTGGACAACTTGAACCGCAAGATTGCCAGCGTGCTCAAGGAGCTGGCCGTGCTCAAGAAGAGCAGCAACAAGAAGACGGCAGCCCTCAACAAGGCCGAAAAGGAGGCCATCAAGCGGGAGAACCTCTCGCCCAAGGAGGAGATCCTGACAGCGGCAGTGCCGGAGAAGCAGATCAAGCCGGAGCCGGCCGATCTGGACAAGGACGAGAAGAGTCGCGACCGCGAGGAGGAGCGCAGTGAGCAGGAGGATCGGGCCAGTGTACGTTCGCGTTCGGGCTCCAGCAGCCCCACGCCCTCGTCCAACTGA
- the LOC119554641 gene encoding adrenodoxin-like protein 1, mitochondrial, with product MFCLLLRRSAVRNTCKLISKQIAKPAFYTPSNALHTTIPRRHGEFEWQDPKSPEEIVNITYVDKDGKRTKVQGKVGDNVLYLAHRHGIEMEGACEASLACTTCHVYVQHDFLEKLKDAEEKEDDLLDMAPFLRENSRLGCQILLDKSMDGMELVLPKATRNFYVDGHKPKPH from the exons ATGTTTTGTTTACTTCTGCGGCGGTCTGCAGTTCGTAATACCTGCAAATTAATTAGTAAACAGATAGCCAAGCCCGCGTTCTACACACCCAGTAATGCCCTGCACACCACAATAC CGCGGCGGCATGGCGAGTTCGAATGGCAGGATCCCAAGTCCCCGGAAGAAAT AGTAAACATCACATATGTGGACAAGGATGGTAAACGCACCAAGGTCCAGGGTAAAGTGGGCGACAATGTTCTCTACTTGGCCCATCGTCATGGCATCGAAATGGAGGGCGCCTGTGAGGCTTCGTTGGCCTGCACCACCTGTCACGTCTACGTGCAGCACGATTTCCTGGAGAAGCTAAAGGATGCCGAGGAGAAAGAGGACGATCTGCTGGACATGGCTCCATTCCTGCGCGAGAACTCCCGCCTCGGCTGCCAGATACTGCTGGACAAGAGCATGGACGGCATGGAACTCGTGCTGCCCAAGGCCACCAGGAACTTCTACGTCGATGGGCACAAGCCCAAGCCCCACTAA